The following are from one region of the Mauremys reevesii isolate NIE-2019 linkage group 2, ASM1616193v1, whole genome shotgun sequence genome:
- the LOC120397300 gene encoding kazal-type serine protease inhibitor domain-containing protein 1-like, whose translation MLLLLVMGLAWSFHGASCLPHPTGLTWAEEGAEGQCQCVPQLCPRATTCPAGLVRDHCGCCLECGNAEGQLCDLDGSGTFYGRCGENLECQLDIQELGYGGIPEPQCVCRSQAAVCGSDHITYQNICKFQEAVREREGRNLSITSDGPCLAVPQIKHHPQDQVNVSGHDVIFMCEVFAYPMALVEWRKDEQEFALPGDDPHISVQSRGGPLKYELSSWLQIEGVRKADRGTYFCIAHNKLGNATAKATLLVVSAEAAPPALFSSPVNPGEEAPTASEEEEDYSDYY comes from the exons ATGTTGCTACTGCTGGTGATGGGTCTGGCTTGGTCCTTCcatggagcctcctgcttgccgCATCCCACTGGACTCACATGGGCAGAAGAGGGTGCAGAAGGACAGTGTCAGTGTGTGCCACAGCTGTGCCCTAGAGCCACAACCTGCCCAGCAGGCTTGGTGCGTGACCACTGTGGCTGCTGCCTGGAGTGCGGGAATGCTGAGGGGCAGCTCTGCGACCTGGATGGCAGTGGCACCTTCTATGGGCGGTGCGGAGAGAATCTGGAGTGCCAGCTGGACATCCAGGAGCTAGGCTATGGGGGGATCCCCGAGCCACAATGTGTGTGCAGGTCCCAGGCGGCCGTGTGTGGCTCCGATCACATCACCTACCAGAACATCTGCAAGTTCCAGGAGGCCGTGCGTGAGAGAGAGGGGCGGAACCTCAGCATCACCAGCGATGGGCCCTGCCTAGCAG TTCCCCAGATCAAGCACCATCCCCAAGACCAGGTGAATGTGTCGGGCCATGATGTGATCTTCATGTGTGAGGTCTTTGCCTACCCCATGGCCCTCGTGGAATGGAGGAAGGATGAACAAGAATTTGCTCTACCTGGAGATGATCCTCACATCTCCGTCCAG TCCAGAGGTGGCCCTTTGAAATACGAGCTGTCCAGCTGGCTGCAGATTGAAGGGGTGAGGAAGGCGGACAGAGGCACCTACTTCTGCATTGCACACAACAAGCTGGGCAATGCCACTGCCAAAGCTACTCTTCTTGTCGTCAGTGCAG aagctgctccccctgctctgtTTAGCTCCCCAGTGAACCCAGGAGAAGAGGCTCCCACAGCCAGCGAGGAAGAGGAGGATTACTCTGATTATTACTAA